The window atggccaaaacaatgatacatgaaaaaggccttccaaacagtttaTGGGCTGAAGCTGTATACAAAGCTGTATATATACTAAATCGATGTCCCACGAAAGCCGTCGAAAACAAGACTCCTATTGAGGCATGGAGTAGAAGGAAACCATCGACAAAACACTAACGAGTATTTGGATCTATCTGCTACATCCATATTCCTAAGGAGAAACTtcacaagctccaagaaaaatcagaaaaaggaatattcttgggctatagCACACAATCAAAAGGCTACCTAGTCTATAACCTGAAGACCAATAACATCGTGATTAGCCGAGACGTGGAGTTTAatgaagacgcttcttggaacCGGGAGGAAGACAAAGTTGAAAAGCAAACATATCTGCCGCGGATATCTATAGAAACTCTAGCTCAACAACTACTACAAATGGAGCAGTCTGAACAAGATGAAAGTACCGGAGAAACGAGCCCTGCTACGCCAACTTCTCCGTCGGTGACAATACCATtagcgcaagacgattcaagtccagaGTCAACACCTGGAAGAGTCAAAAAGTTAAGGGAGGTATACGAGACTTGCAACTTCACAACTATtgaacctgaaagctatgaagttgcagccaAAGATGAAAAGTGAGTGgctgctatgaacgaagaaatcagaatgatagagaaaaacaacacatgagagttagttgatcctccagaaaataaagaaaacattggagttaagtgggtttacaaaacaaaaCTCAACCCTGATGGTTATATACAAAAAACATAAAGCAAGACTAGTAGCTAAAGGTTACTCACAACAGCCTGGAGTCGACTACACAGAAACTTTTGCACCTGTAGCACGACTGGATACTATACAAGCACTTGTGGCGTTAGCAGCTCAACGAATGTGGAAGATTTACCAACTAGATGTGAAATCTGCCTTTCTAAATGGGTTTCTAGAAGAAGAAATTTACGTGGAGCAGCCACAAGGGTTTATTAAGAAAGGAAAAGAAGATCAAGTCCTGAAGCTcaagaaagccttatatggacttaaacaagcgccACACGCATGGTACAGTCGCATTGAtagctacttcacaagttcaggattcaggaggagtcaaagtgagcccacactctacatcaaaacccaagTCAAGAAAAGgaaggcatcttcatatgccaaaagaaatacacagaaaatcttctgaaaaagtttaaactatacggttgtaaaaccgtcgcgacgccactagttgccaatgagaagatgagataagaagatggatcggagaaagcggacgcttcaagattcagaagtctcattggaagtCTACTATATCTAACAGCAACAAGACCAGACATCGTGTACGCAACCAGTTTGTTATCAAGGTACAtgcaaaaccctactcaaatacattatggagcttctaaaagaatattaagatacttgcaaggtaccatggactatagaatatggtacaagcccactatAGATGCGAAGCTTCATGAATACACAGGTAGTGATTGGACCGGATCAGTcgatgacatgagaagtacttcaggatacacattcacacttggatctggtttctcatgggcatcaaagaaacaagaaactgTGGCACAATCATCAGCCGAAGCCAAGTACGTTGCAGCCGctaactcagctaatcaagctaaaTGGCTAAGAAGAATACTTGAAGACATGGGCGAAAAACAAGATGAAACTACTCAAATATTACgcgacaacaagtctgcaattgCAATGGCAAAGAATCATGTGTTTCATGGTAGAA of the Rutidosis leptorrhynchoides isolate AG116_Rl617_1_P2 chromosome 5, CSIRO_AGI_Rlap_v1, whole genome shotgun sequence genome contains:
- the LOC139848607 gene encoding uncharacterized protein, with protein sequence MVIYKKHKARLVAKGYSQQPGVDYTETFAPVARLDTIQALVALAAQRMWKIYQLDVKSAFLNGFLEEEIYVEQPQGFIKKGKEDQVLKLKKALYGLKQAPHACNKTRHRVRNQFVIKKQETVAQSSAEAKYVAAANSANQAKWLRRILEDMGEKQDETTQILRDNKSAIAMAKNHVFHGRTKHIDIKYHFLREVTAKKEIELKYCKTEEQIADIFTKALPRPKFEFLRNMLGVTSKNIKEEC